GCCCTGCGGTCTTTCCATGCGACATATCTACATGCGTTTCTGATCTGGTGGACGACACATATCTGAGTGACTGATTGGGGGAATGAAGCTTTTATCGTATCAGTAAACCCGTTCAGGTTGTCAGTTGCCGTTATGAGAATATCTTCAACCCCTCTGGCTTTCAGGTCGGTGAGTACCCCCATCCAGAAAGCCGAAGATTCATTCTTGCCAAGCCAAAGGCCTAGGATCTCTTTAAGGCCGTTAGTTCTGAGGCCAACGGCAATATAAACGGTCTTGTTGACCACTTTGGAGTTCTCCCTGACTTTGAAGGATATACCATCCATCCAAACGATCAGGTATACAGGGTCAAGCGGCCTGTTTCTCCATGCAACAATATCCTCCGCTACGGCACCGGTAACCCTTGAGATGGTGGAGGAGGAAACATTGATGTCATAAAGCTCCCGGATCTGTTCTTCGATGTCCTGGTTTGACATTCCCTTGGCATACATGGAAATGATCACGTTTTCAACGCCCTCCGCCATGCTTCTGCGTTTGGGCACAAGGGCAGGCTCAAAGCTGCCGTCCCTGTCTCTTGGGACTCTGATTTCAGCTTCCCCAAATGTGTTTTTTATTGTTTTGGTGGAATAGCCGTTCCTTGAATTGGGATTATCGGAATTCTGATGCTTTTCATAGCCAAGATGGGCATCCAGCTCGCCTTCAAGCATTTTCTCAACGGCTCTTTTCTGAAGCTGTTGAAGGAAGGAATTAAGCTCCCCGGCAGTCCTGAACTGCTTGAGGAAGTCATCATTTAGGAGATCTTCTTTTTTCATTTTTGTAATCTGTGTGTTATAAAGGTAAGAAATTGTCCACACACAGACCGGGGGGCGCCTACCGCGGGTTCCTCAAATTCCCTGTGCGATTTCTTCTAAATCACACAGAGAATTTCGAGGTTTAACTTTAACTTCGTAAGTAGTGAAACCAACTTACACAGTTTGTGTCATAGTCCCAATTAATATTGCGGTAGTGGCCTTCCACAAGTCATATTACATCCTGAGCAGGATCCATCTCCGTTGTCTCTGGAATATGTCATCCCATTCTCAATAATTATGTTGCCTCGGGAATCTCTACAAATTGCATTTGCAGGCATTATACTTCCAAGGCTAAGAGCGATTACCCCTATGCTTAAAATAAATTTTTTCATTTTCTAAAATTTTTAGTATAAAACAAAAATCCTGGCCAAGATTACTAACCAACCAGTTAGGTAATTCTAACATATTATTATTATTATTATCCACTAGTGTCCGAGAAACGATTTTAAAATAAGGGTAGATTCAATTGCTTGAACCTACCCTGTTTTGTGTACTTTGTGTTTACGACAACATAAATTACACATGGGTAAAAATACACATTTCTTCGGACAGCCGATTTTTTCACAGGTACTTTCTTTTGTTGACAAAACTGTTTTGTCTCAAGTCAGATCCAAACATCAATCAGACAGATACTACAAGAAGTTCGACACCTGGCAGCATTTGGTGACAATGCTTTTCTGTTCTTTGAGTGGTGCAACATCGTTGAGGGAGCTCTCTACGGGGCTTTTAGCCTGGCAAAATAAGCTGGTCCATATTGGAATTAAGACTTCTCCAAAACGATCTACCATATCTGACGGGAACAGTAAAAGACCTAGTGCAGTGTTCAGAGACATCTACATGGGGCTTTTTGAAAAACACCGTCATATTTTACCGGACAGCCGACTTAAAATGGAGGTGATCAAAAAGCTATTTATTGTTGATTCCACTGTCATAAGCCTTTTTAAAGATATTCTCAAAGTTGCAGGGAGGCCTAGAAAAGACGGGAAGAGTAAAGGTGGCATTAAAGCCCATGTGATGATACATGCCGCAGAACTTATGCCTTGTCTGATAAGGTTTACAGAGGGAGTCAGGCACGATCATACTTTCCTCAAACATCTCAATGTGCCCGAGGGCTCTTATATTGTCATGGACAAGGGATATACAGACTATCTGCAGTATGCACAATGGAGTGACAGAGGTATCTATTTTATTACAAGAATGAAAGACAATGCTGTTTATGAAAGTATAGATGACATTGATCTGCCAGATGATAAGGACCAGGAAATTATTAAAGATGAAACAATAACGCTGGAATATACCGCAAACGGAAATAAAGAGACTTTGAAACTTCGTAGAGTGGTACTTTGGGATGATACTAAATCCAAGGTCATGGTGTTTTTGACTAACAGTTTCGACCAAGAAGCCGCTACAATAGCAGGGATCTATAAGTACAGATGGCAAATTGAACTTCTGTTTAAAAAACTGAAGCAAAACTTCCCTCTCAAATATTTTCTAGGGGACAACCAGAATGCGATTGAAATACAAATTTGGTGTTCGCTTATCTCTCTTCTCCTGATGGAGGTTGTCCGAAAGAACATTAAAAGAAAGTGGGCATTCTCAAATATGGTAGCTTTAGTCAGGTTTCATATGGTAAGCTATGTCCATCTAATCAACTTCCTCAACGATCCCGAAAAAGAATTAAAAGAAAGCATCAAAAATCAAGGTCAAACCTCATTATTCCCAACGTAGGGGCTTACTTTTCATTCTGATCAGAAAAAGTACTTATATTTATTCCATTCAAATGTTTTTCACTAAAGGCCAACTTTAGTCGGACACTAGTGATTATTATCAAATCTTTTTCGCAAAAAATTCAGTTTAAATGTAGAAAAATACCCTGTTTAGGGGATGTTTTTTTGAATTTCAAGCATTTTCAAATCCATATTCATCAATTTTTAATTTTTTTATCTGACTCTTCGGAATCATGCACGTAGCAAAATAATCTTTGTCATTTAGTGTCAATGATTTTCTGAGTCTGTTTTATTGATGTTTCTTGGTTAAAAATACATAAAGCCATGAACATCTTTGAATTTATCAATCATTTTCCGGACGAGGAAAGTTGTGAGCGCTTCTTAAAAACCTATCGGGAGAAGACCGGCATCTATTGTAAGACCTGCAAATTTATGACAAGGCACTATTGGTTCAGTGGGAGGAAGTTTTTTGAGTGCAGCAAATGCAGAAGAAGATCTTCACTTAAATCCGGTACAGTCATGGAGTCTAGTAATCTTTCTTTACACACCTGGTTTGCCGCTTTTCTGTTGATGTCAGCTACCAAAAAAGGGTTTTCCTGTCTTGAATTTCAAAGACAATTGGGTTTGAAAAGGTATGAGACTGCGTTTAATCTCATGCACAAGATAAGATCAGTAATGGGGAAAAGAGATGATTTGTATTTTCTCAAAGGTATGGTTGAATATGATGAAGCCTATGTCAGAAAAGCAACCCGACATGAAGTCCAAAAGCGTCTCAAACGCGGCAAGGGAAGCCAAAACCATGCGGTTGTTGCAGTGGCATCAGAATCCATTCCATTGGAGGATGCGGATTCGGGTATAAAAAGCCGACATTGTGGGTTCTTCAAAATGAGAGAACTCCAGGAGGTGACCAAAGAATCTGTATTGCAGTTTGTGGCTGATGCAGTGTCACCAAAATCGGTCCTTTTTACCGATAAAAATACTGCTTATTACAATCTTGAAAGACTTGTAGAAGAACATGTTAAGGTTAAATCATCTCCAGATTCCACAGAAGGAGATTTAAACTGGGTAAATGTGGCAATAAGCAACCTTAAAAAGAACCTATTGGGAATATACCATATGGTCAGTGAGAAGTATTTGCAGAATTACCTGGATGAGTTTGTCTATAAACTAAACAGAAGGTACTTTGGAGAAAAATTGTTCAACAGATTAATTGTAGCTTCTATTTACCCGTACGTGCAACATTACGAATTGTCAGATTTTTTTATTTTCCAAACTTGCAATCCGCTACCTTTGCAACATGGAAAACACCGCTAAAAAAGACATCAGAAAATTCACACTGACCCAATTGGAGGAGTTTTTTGTTGCCCAAGGAGACAAAAAATTCCGAGCCAAGCAGGTTTATGACTGGCTTTGGAACAAGTCACTTAAGAATTTTGATGACATGACCAACATTTCCAAGGAGACCAGGGAGATGTTGAAAGCGAATTTCTCCATTAACCACATCCATGTGGACCTGATGCAGCATTCTACCGACGGTACCATTAAAAATGCCGTCAAACTTTTTGACAACAAGATTGTAGAGTCCGTTCTGATCCCAACCACCAAAAGAATTACTGCCTGTGTTTCTTCTCAGGTTGGCTGTAGCTTGGACTGTAACTTCTGTGCGACGGCAAGGTTGAAAAGAATGCGCAACCTAAACCCTGATGAAATTTATGATCAGGTAGTGGCCATCAAGGAGGAAGCAGAAACCTATTTCAACCGTCCCTTGACCAATATCGTTTTTATGGGCATGGGCGAACCCCTGCTCAATTACAACAATGTCATCGAGGCCATTGACAAAATTACCTCTCCCGAAGGATTGGGAATGGCGCCAAGAAGGATCACGCTTTCCACGGTAGGTATTCCCAAAATGATCCGAAAGATGGCAGATGATGGAGTAAAGTTCAACTTGGCCATTTCCCTGCATTCTGCGGTCAACGAAACCAGGAGCAGATTGATGCCCATTAATGAGGTCAATCCATTGGAAGATCTGGCTGAGTCTTTAAAATATTGGTACCAAAAGACCAAAAGAAAAGTCACCTATGAATATGTGATCTGGGACGGGGTAAATGATGATGAGCGCCACGCGAAAGCTTTGGCAAAATTCTGTAAAATCATTCCTTCAAAAGTGAATATTATACAATATAATCCTATCGATGAGGGAGAATTCCGGCAGGCTTCCCAAGAGGCAGTGGATATGTATGTCAGGATTTTGGAGGAAAATGGCATAGTAGCCAAGGTCAGGAAATCCCGGGGACAGGACATAGATGCAGCCTGTGGTCAGCTTGCCAACAAGAACGAGGTAGCTCAGCTTCAATAGATTAGGTGGTTAGTTTACCTTGCTTTTATTTCATTTGATCCTCATGGTCTCGGTAAAGTTATTTATGTAAGCGGTTTTTGAATATTTTATTTTTTTAGTTTTATTTGCCAATAACAAAACCACCGAATAAAATATTTCGTTGGAATAACTACTCGGGGGTTTTGGTATGTCCAAAAGCTTCAGGCTATTTGAATTGTTTGATTGTCGTAAAATTTGTTTTCTATGAAAAAAATCAAGTACCTCATTCCGTTTTTACTCATTCCGGCACTTTATCTATTTACTGCTTTTCAGAAAAAGCCGGGTATCTCAGAACTTACAGAAAAAATCATCTCCATGATGGAATTTTATGTGGATGAAATTCCCGAGGAAAAAGTTTTTCTCCACTTGGATAAAAACCTCTATGCGGCTGGAGATAACATTTGGTTTTCTGTTTACATGACCGCAGGTAGTCCAGATGTCCCTTCTCCGCTCAGCAAGGTGGTTTATGTGGATTTGCTTGACAATGAGGGACGCCTGATGCAGCAGAAGACTGTGAAGATGGAAGAGGGTCATGGATATGGGGAATTAAA
This Cecembia calidifontis DNA region includes the following protein-coding sequences:
- a CDS encoding IS4 family transposase; its protein translation is MGKNTHFFGQPIFSQVLSFVDKTVLSQVRSKHQSDRYYKKFDTWQHLVTMLFCSLSGATSLRELSTGLLAWQNKLVHIGIKTSPKRSTISDGNSKRPSAVFRDIYMGLFEKHRHILPDSRLKMEVIKKLFIVDSTVISLFKDILKVAGRPRKDGKSKGGIKAHVMIHAAELMPCLIRFTEGVRHDHTFLKHLNVPEGSYIVMDKGYTDYLQYAQWSDRGIYFITRMKDNAVYESIDDIDLPDDKDQEIIKDETITLEYTANGNKETLKLRRVVLWDDTKSKVMVFLTNSFDQEAATIAGIYKYRWQIELLFKKLKQNFPLKYFLGDNQNAIEIQIWCSLISLLLMEVVRKNIKRKWAFSNMVALVRFHMVSYVHLINFLNDPEKELKESIKNQGQTSLFPT
- a CDS encoding IS256 family transposase — its product is MKKEDLLNDDFLKQFRTAGELNSFLQQLQKRAVEKMLEGELDAHLGYEKHQNSDNPNSRNGYSTKTIKNTFGEAEIRVPRDRDGSFEPALVPKRRSMAEGVENVIISMYAKGMSNQDIEEQIRELYDINVSSSTISRVTGAVAEDIVAWRNRPLDPVYLIVWMDGISFKVRENSKVVNKTVYIAVGLRTNGLKEILGLWLGKNESSAFWMGVLTDLKARGVEDILITATDNLNGFTDTIKASFPQSVTQICVVHQIRNACRYVAWKDRRAFTRDMKEIYTAPTKDAAWAALNDFAKKWESKYAYAIKSWRDNWDELTVFFDYPAEIRKIIYTTNLIENLNGKIRKYTKNKLSFPTDDAVMKSVFLAAREASKKWTMPIRDWGAILNSFLLIFGDRVRLLDT
- the rlmN gene encoding 23S rRNA (adenine(2503)-C(2))-methyltransferase RlmN, which translates into the protein MENTAKKDIRKFTLTQLEEFFVAQGDKKFRAKQVYDWLWNKSLKNFDDMTNISKETREMLKANFSINHIHVDLMQHSTDGTIKNAVKLFDNKIVESVLIPTTKRITACVSSQVGCSLDCNFCATARLKRMRNLNPDEIYDQVVAIKEEAETYFNRPLTNIVFMGMGEPLLNYNNVIEAIDKITSPEGLGMAPRRITLSTVGIPKMIRKMADDGVKFNLAISLHSAVNETRSRLMPINEVNPLEDLAESLKYWYQKTKRKVTYEYVIWDGVNDDERHAKALAKFCKIIPSKVNIIQYNPIDEGEFRQASQEAVDMYVRILEENGIVAKVRKSRGQDIDAACGQLANKNEVAQLQ